GTCAACTAAATACtcatagtttttgtttaaatattataccaactaCTAAATGTtaagtaatgatattatttaatatttaaatattatgagtttaaaataattaatgaaaaaaacacGTGTATTGacgtattgtatataataatataatgtattagtattattggATATTGAAAATCTCATGATTAACTGTTAGTTAATCATGGAAAATCTATAGTAAGTAATActggtaataggtatatttcaaTACTTGTATTTTCTTTAAGTACTGTTCAATAATCGATGATATCAAtacgattattaaaaaaggatagttttaaaaatcacaaaagGCACTCTGctgtattaactttattttatctattacaAAAAGTGATTAGATAGAAAAaatcacataattttaaaaccattactatatatttcattcataGCTTGGgtctgaatttaaaatatctgttatatattaattaggaGAATGTTCtatttgtgaaaataatatgatatattttttatattaaatgattaccTATGTAAGTACAGTCAGCACAGATTCGTTTAGATTTTAATCACacaattattctttatttttttttttttttagataaatatgtatgtttttaataaatattatggttattataagtaatgtcCATACTCCATAGTACATAACTAACGTATTACaaactaaataaacatattactaaagtttatataaatgttatttataattcacctAGGTCCTAgatgaatacaaaaatatgtaataatttaattttaactccttattatctattattaatgtagTGTGATTAGATATTTgtgaaaaatagttttcttttattagACATATCTTAAGactaacttgaaaaaatataacaaaggATATTAGTTGGaagcaatatttaaacaatttatttataagcgcttgcaacataatataacacgtATAATGTGCTAACTAAGATAGTAACTAGTAAGGCATTGAGctataattgtgtttttattttagtcctattataatataagattgtgcatgcatttaatatttaaattgacaatggttttaaaaatatcatcttGATTAGGAGGTATATTACagactataaaataatgtagtatttgttactaattataaacttaaattattataataatttaatttagtttaatattgcaCAATCAAGTGGTTTATTGCTATCTacctaattacaaataataataataatagtaatagttcttattatcattatagttaATAGGACATAGTTATGgtacatatttacaattaaattaggtatataaataatcaaaggatttttttatagagatgatcttctaataaatattttttaattagatacttgtttattttcaattaaacagataaattcaaaaatttttatgtCACGTgcaaaataatctaaaaaaaattaattgattgaatggaataaaataaaatatatattttataacactcagatttttaaaaatacgctAAATGCTGGTCACAGTAAATGAATTAACAATTTAGTTCTACTCCTGATAAACCTAGTAATACTTTATTactcgataattttttttattaaatttataatttttgttatagggTATTGATTGGATTTttgaattgattaatataacagctataactttaaaaatcagTGATTTTAACTTCATTgaatagtacattttaattcactATAATGGGAGaagaaaagtaatatatttttaagttgttagtactttatttttttattgattattgtttaataatatattttttgatgtacATGtagtataaaactaaatgaaAAACCAATACATGTATTTGAAATGgatgaaatgaaaaatgaaaaggaAACATTTAATTGGGCTGAGGTAATTTTACTGTAGTAATATTCATCAATGTATAATGTTTGAATACAATTGTGTTTAGTTTTTAGCTTGTGTATCTGTGGCAACTACTAACTTACATACAGGATTTGCTTTAGGATTTTCTGCAATACTTATACCACAACTTGAAATATATACTAGTGATATGGGCAAATTAAGCAAATCTCAATGTTCCTGGATTGGtgagaatcgttttttttttaagtttttttttaattattagtgtaaGCATAAATTCTTGTTTTATATCTCTGACCATAgttcaagtatatttattttgaaaattaataatttacatttttattttatggctaTAAAGAGgtgaaatacttattaattatgatttatcgatagcataatataaatatgattagtaAGCATAATATGtcttaatagattttattaaaaattaaaataaacacaatggaatatatgtatattatatattttattttattaaacaaaacattcaaattttcaatatttgtgaatcattttataatagagtaatattattggaCTAACAATCAACATATTTCTTCTACTTTAgcctaaatgtttaaaataatgttattataatatacaaccataaattatagtagattatttataacatgcaTTACTTATTGATgttctaaattgtatatattactaagacattttatttactattaatttataaatttaatggttattgataaatcatttattaaatttataaggatttttttctatatataacTTTTCAGATGTTCTTATGTTTACATATAGCCAGCAGTATTTCAATAGCTGCTCCATTTGGATGTCTATTTATAGCTTTTGCACTGGACAGAATTGGTCGTGTATCCACATTTAAGTTTTCTCTATGGCCATGTTTTATTGGATGGATGTTAATTGCACTTGCTTTTAATCCAAGTATTATCATCGTTGGACGATTATTGACTGGTTTTGCAATGTGTATGATAAttcattagttaaaaatttaaatatatttacaataccatattctatttcatatttaatactatatttttagctGTTGGTACAAATTCGGCCAATGTATATATGGCAGAAATATCTAGTCCAAAACTTCGAGGTTCCATGATGTCAATAGGTTCTGTGATGTTATCTTTTGgtaggtaatttaattaatacacttTTTGAACTCAAATGAATagcataatgaataaataaaatatttattaattttcagtaaACTCTAtatcttgtaaaataattattaatttttactgtgattatagttatttttttatttaaaaattatagcgtatcaaaacattcaaaactaaattatttttttatttaggaatattattaatgtactgTACTGGGTTATATCTACATTGGCGTATAGTTGCATGGATAGCATTTGTTGGAGCATTTTTACCCGTTATCATGACAGCATTTTGGACACCTGAAAGTCCTGTTTGGTTAATTCATAAAGGACAAGATGTTAAAgctttaaaatctttaaaatattttaaaaactctaaatatgtaagttattttcaattacattttttacgattggtatatttttatttttgaatattgttatacatttataaattcaaaattgtgttatttaaattaaaatattaatatattgcttttaccacaaattttgtttttatagagtGTAGGTGTACAAGAAAGTTTTAATGagatgaaaaatatcaaagaaaaaaaagatttactaattaataaagatattGAAAATAGCAATGTATTCAGACGTATTGCTTGGCATTTATCCAAGCCAACAGTTTTTAAACCTGTCCTTTTTATGACTGTATTCTTTGTTTTACAACAATTTACTGGAATCTATACATTTCAATTTCATGCTGTTAAAATGTTgcaagtaattaaataatgttaaatattgctaatacaatttttttattaatttattgttttaatattaaaggaaGTTACTCAAGGTATCGACATAAAATATGCTACTTTACTGTTTGGGTTGTTTAGGTTCTTATTAAGTTTTGTGGCAACAGGAATGTTACATAATTATGGTAGACGTCCACTGTGTATGATTAGTGGTATTATCATGGCAATTACATTGCTTGTTTCtggattatgtttttattttagaactaaaggtaataatttatattaagttatgtctaataagtatatagtatatattctttcttttattttttattatacataatatttaattatgtttgttgAGTGTTCttgtaacataatttttatattactttaatcaTTTCTCAAGTTAAgagataatatatacaatgtacaaaatacattttaaaataagtttcttaaatattacgagtaccaacttaattttattaataggtatcacAATgaacaaactatattataatgataaatgtatcTGTCAAATTCTgggatgaataatattaaaaatatatgatactaacataaataatgattttaaaaacaaaaaactttactgataaacatttaacaaCTACACTTACCTTGgtactaattataatcattacattctattttttatttatttaattattttaatttattttaattattacatactaaaaagggtatttatttgttattgccCTGTCAGTACGCCGCATAAAATTAATCGCCCTGCCACTTGTGTTTGTTATCACCTgaccataaataaaataaacaatataataaataaataaataatatgtattattaataataaaaggttaaaaaaataaatgttttatacttataaattaaaaaaaaatatgtataatttatcagtaagtataggtataatatttattttatcataattaacaAGGCTGTGAATTTAACGTacctaaaaactattaaatatgcatGCATATTGCATTAAAAACTGACAAAATATGCTTAAAACTATActctaaaaattcttaaaatatgcaaaaaaaaaactattaaaatttaacttttaattttattttttattaattttagtttaaatgttagtaatattataaattggtatGATTGCATGTGTATATGACTTATCAGGCTTGACTAGTCTTGATCTTCATCATATACAaggtctataaaaaatatatgcttagaatagaatatgtttttacttaaaattatatattttatacctttaaagtaattattgcaTTGTAcaatcaacaatttttatcatgTACTTGTtgatattagtaaattaatttaatctcaaCTTCAAGAGTACAATAGTTAATATGTCCATTAATTACctgattaaaaatagaatagtacaaaaaaaagcatttatacAAACAAGTCATTAGAACATGCATTTATATGCTCCAACCAGTCCAACTCATGAAATGtggaaaatatgcaaaataagatTTGGTATTTGAACTATAAATAAGCCAAATCAAATTTTGGccaaatgcattttattatatggtgtagcaaaaaaaacatgcaaatgcaTTACATTCACAGCCTTGATAATTAGAATGGAAGTCAGAActcagatatatattttaaaatagttttaaatgtatcttGTTTTCCGAGACGTGTTCtccatattaattttgttgaataGGATTCCAGAAAATTTCTTTGTTCCACGACGTTTTTTATTTCCCCATTTAGCAGAACCCCACTACCGCTCGATGTTTTGGGTGTGTGCCCCTTTGTTCAgatcaacaaaattatagtagCTATAGTTAACAGTATTTATGTTGGAATCCCGCTTGCTGCAAATTATTGTAAGTTTTCCAAcaatttgacaatattatttattgtgcctggtcttatatttttttttgattataggtCATTGATCACGAgctaaatatgataattgtaGGAACAATAACGGCACACTATATGGCGGGGCTATAACAAACAAGTACCcaaaaaagatattatttttttcaagaaagtgattttataatactacctTAACATGTGATTTAAGGGGAAAATGTCTTAAAcagttaaacaataaacatatagttATGACcatgtattgaatatataaaaattaatgatttatgtgtttaaaaaattctgcCATAAGGTATAAAccatatttgtaattaattaaaaaagtgaaaCAATAACTTAAGTATTATGTTCATGTAAAGTTGGGATTAGTTAAAAGTGCaagcatattgttattattacttgctagaaaagtagtaaataaaatgtagccactaaataataacttcaCTAATTCACTATCATAATTtggtaggtaaataaaattaatataactacaatTAAATGTCAAAGACTGAGTAAGttagttaacatttttgtgCTATTATCTCTTGAAATTTCCTAtgctttttattaattattaatattgttaaccataactattcagttttaaatatttatagtttaattatatttatttgttttgataggtgataatagtattattatgacatgGGTATCTTTATCGTGTATGTTACTATACATTTCGGCTGGCTCTGTTGGTATAATGCTGATTCCCTGGATATTGCCCAGTGAAATGTTTCCAACTGAAGTTAAAGGATTATTTCTTGGACCAATTATGGCTTGGTGTAATGCAGTCATGTTTGTAgctgtacatttttatgaagatCTTAAAGGAGTACTGGGCGGTATGCTAGGCATTTTGTGGTTCTATAGTTTCATATCAATACtaacagttttttttgtatggtTGTTTATTCCTGAAAcacataaaatgaaattatctGAAATAgaagattattttaaagataataccatatacttattaagaaaaaaaaagactgtaaaaaatgaacaattgtaatatattgatatttatttttatttaaaatgaatgttgTTAATTGTAATTGCAAGTTACttactttaaatacataaacttGATTTTACTCAAGATAATTACTTcctttcaatattaaattaaaattcaaaaatattttttaattcgagCAAATAAGCCCGGTAAGCTAGTTGGCGAACGCAGACTGGTCTGTAacctgtattatataatttggcccaacattatttttaagaataaataaaacagacaAAAATGCatcttataatatgatgaatgGTAAACACTGGATAATACACAACATTTAtagtgaaaattaataaataatacaacttgtagtaattagtaattaagttGAATAATGTTGAGTGGTTTGAGCAATGCtagtgattattttaactaatatatgTACTGAACGTCacaattattttcacataatgaaataataatacttaatactttactttaaatttactttttaacaagtaggtagtatttttattagcatgtatatgtatactctAAACCTAAACATTAATCATAACTTATACAAaagatagaaataaaataattttctttaaacaattttatattttatgttatatacttatagatatactattaaagatttctaaatgtattgtttttatacagtttttatcaCCCAATTTAGAGACGTCATTCAAGTGTTTCATAAGTCCACCAAATGGCATACCaacccaaaataaaatattaatcaggtTAATGTGTTTAGATTGTAGtgtcaattatataaaaaatagttcacTTCTTTAGCAATCGCTTGCAATTTCCTAATATTTAAGACAAATAAATTGAATCAAAACATGTGTGTTTTAATGGACCAACTCTcaataataactacaaaaatgaatttttattattcatgacattttaatattgaagtttCAAGTGACTATAGATTTaacaaagttatatttatgtttcaaatttttcaaaattaaaaaattaaataaacatcttggcagttatttaaaaaaaaaaaattgaaatagacgcttttaatatattagtttgctattaacattttttaaactattttccagttaggtacctattactgaagaattaatattatttataattaaattataattattttaatagttttattttaactgattatttctaaaaagtaACGTTAGGTACAAAgggataacattatattattttattcactatCACCTAGACCACTTTTATGATACTTTTAGTTACAAAGTTAACCAGATAATTTCTATCTACACTAGCTGATTTTCTATAATGTACACCTATCATACATTCATATCCTTGGCAAAACCTAGGTAAGAATATTTTCTTGCCACTTTGATTACAGAAATTTGTTAAGGTGGTAGCTCATTAGCCTGGATAAACACATCTTTGTATATTGTGAATTGgttcaaattgtaaaattaacgaAGTCTGCTCtcttttgtttcaatttcatttttttttttttttagatataaatggcgtttattgaaaatttacaatctgtacattatatacaataagtaaatatgataaggcatagtaaaaaatataaaaaaaaaaaggctttGAGTAACGTGAAGGAATGCTCGCAGTCGAGTCGCCttttacaatgaaataaaatttgtatgggtactataaatgtattttataggttGAGAAGATCTCTGCACCAGTTGCAATTAAGATGCCGTGTGGGGTTGTCAGGAAGAGTTTTTGAGGCCAATTGAGAGATCAGGTGGTTGCggtttcatataaattattttataattttaagattaattattagtaagtaTTACTCTTAGAACATACGGAAAGTCACATCTTATCCAATCTACatcaagaatttttttaaacctaacctcctttttttgaaaaaatcgtTCTTtagacaaatttttaattttcttagctTGAACTTTAAGATTTTCAGCAGTATTtgatagatttaaaaacattgattctattctcgattttattttatcgttttcatCTTCGTCAGAAATAAGTTGTTTTACACTGTCCTTGTCTGTTAATTTTCGTCTTtcttgttaatattttcaatgatagCTCCACAGTCCACAGCTAAGAGCTTTTTCTTAGTctgcatttaatttattatactaaggtTTAAAGAGTGCATTTTAgctttgttatataatagtgaataactTGTATCTGATTTcatggttatatattatttattccttGTTAAATCAACTagatctataatttttaataatagttgaaatttggataaaattgatttaacaacaaaaaaataaataaacaatataaactttatttataaagattatCCATACATCAACAAAGATGCTGGTCAGAAGGCACCGTGAACTAATTATACTACTATtgggattataaattatttatacatcttAAAAAGTTCATAActtgctttaaaataaaaatataataaaacgcttaTGAGATGCTCTAGATAATGTTctgactttaaattttataataggtcatttcactctaatttgagaaattaatgtggttatagtaatttttgtgaatgtaaaatttactatgttgCGCAGAGATAAGAAACACTATGCTGGTATCATCTTAACGGCGCTTTAATTagattcgaaaaaaaatcaacaaaaatctTGTCTACAACCAACTAATCGGTTATCGGTAATTtccagatttttaaatttgtatcaaCATTCACGTTaatgactttaaaaataaaatctattaatagttttaaaatgtgcTGTCTCAAGCTAAATAATAGACTACTAGACTGTGATAATTAAACGAGTTGCGGAGTTGCCACTCCCTAATTGATGccactgaaataaaaaaagacataatgctaatataaattcaattaataactctattgaaatacaaaattatattaatagactTAGTAtttgattcaataaaaatatccttAGATTAAACACGTCGAAATGCgtcaaaattttgttttaacgcactcgaagaaaattaaaattaaaatatgaatatttcattCTTGATGATAGACTCAAAGAAGTCAACAATGTTAAAGATCTCGGGATGATCTTTGAATAAAACTTGATGTTTTCATACCATATAGAATAAGTCTGTTCCATAGAGCCTTAAGaaatcttgatttttttaattagacatACAAAAGAGTTCAAGGATGAAATCTGtctcaaaacattatttgtttcacTTGTCAAACcaatacttgaatatttttcagtattatGGAATCCGTCGCAAATAGGTAGTTTAAAACAAATCGCTTGAGTGTAATcagaaatgatatattttttacgataaaTTGACTACAAACAacagtgtttatttattttctggtGACCCCTCTTTCTTGTCTACACCATTAAAATGATGCAAGGGGGTCTACACTTGGAATGTTTGGATATTAGACGCCGActtaatgatatttactttatgttaaaacttttaaatggaACTATGTCATATACTGAGTATCTGAGTTTCTGGAACAACAAGGCACAATTGACACTTTACCAATTGCGCCTAAAAGtaccattttatatacacCTACGTACCAATTACGCTCTATAAATGTTAAGAGTCGATAGACCAGTTGcgttctatacattttaagatcGATAGACCAATTATGCTCAAAATATTTCACACTACCTAAGGAAACGTATTAgttagttataactattataaaataaatgaaaacgtTAACCGATTTTATTgtgaatattaatacataatataatataaatgaatcattttttttttgttattaaagttacaagttacatttttttacaataataataatacactgatgtttttgcaaattttaatgataattttatcaataatacagAATACAATGCTATGAAATGTTACGTTTTCTAGCTTACATGAGTGCGACGCGCCACTTACGTGCAATCTATGCCCCATAGGTTATTAAAGTGCGCCAAAACGCCCACAACAAACAGGTTAGGGTTCCGAGTCGGCGAGCcttggttatataatatattatattataattatttacttatcaataaataagttttgattttcaacCATTTTAATAAGTGTTATACAAGCGCAATTGGTATACTGACtctaatcaaaaattttatgttagGCGCAATTGGCCCATGCCCCAATTTAATATCCCTTAATATATGTCTCGTTTCTGCCTTTCCttctctataaaaaattactgaaCATCCTACCTAAAGGttagattatataataggaCAGGTAACCCCATGGACCATATTGTGAGACGTGAgtgaatgtaataatttaataaatgtcgaCATATTCAACTCAAAAAATTTGGCAACCCAATAGTTCCTATATTATGATTCCCTAATATTTTCCTGAAAgtcctatatttttattttatcttgtaaattttaaaataattttttttacaaatatctgATTAagtgaattaatatattttattgtttttattttaaatgaacagTGCACATATATGTGcaagtaagtatatttactttattatttttattatatttcttgtatTGTGCTAAAGCCTATATagacgtttaaaataatacaagacATTCAAGATTTAAGAGGTTTTAAATGTGAAATTTTAACAAAcgcaaagaaaaattataattgtttatttagaaatatatattttatagattatttaaaactaaataaaaaattaccacACGAATACTTCAGGAATTAGAAACTGTaaaaatcataacaaattaacGTATACGAACGTAATTTGGTAGTTGGCACTTGATACATCTTTAGCAGCAAAGAGaaacattatatagtatatattgtatatatgctatatacaattattcaagaaaaatatatcaacgaAGTTGGTATGGTaacgtaattaataattatattaattatattctgtaGTTTGTACCTAACgcgaaatcaaaaaaaaaaaatatgtcttaagttattatttatattgactgTCATGACAACTGTGACGCAAAATTGGTCACgcgaaaataaataagttgtaTTTAGCCCAAAACATATACCTACgctatattcattaattaaaaaacacaatcaaagttgtaaaataatttaattccggaaaaaatctagaattaaagtaaatagtctaaataatgtaatgcttaaatgttaatagtacaataacatacaataagacattatattatgaaagttttaagtaaaaaatgatgatgattatttttaggttacctaaatatacaattttgaaaatgttatttaataattaatgaattgtatgtaattttcTTTGTACTTGTAAGACCCGAGAATTGAACACAAACTTAATTATGTAacattctatttataattggaccttaaaaatcgtaaaacgtcaatcgattttgttttttatttttataataa
This sequence is a window from Rhopalosiphum maidis isolate BTI-1 chromosome 1, ASM367621v3, whole genome shotgun sequence. Protein-coding genes within it:
- the LOC113560570 gene encoding facilitated trehalose transporter Tret1-2 homolog, producing the protein MGEENIKLNEKPIHVFEMDEMKNEKETFNWAEFLACVSVATTNLHTGFALGFSAILIPQLEIYTSDMGKLSKSQCSWIASSISIAAPFGCLFIAFALDRIGRVSTFKFSLWPCFIGWMLIALAFNPSIIIVGRLLTGFAMSVGTNSANVYMAEISSPKLRGSMMSIGSVMLSFGILLMYCTGLYLHWRIVAWIAFVGAFLPVIMTAFWTPESPVWLIHKGQDVKALKSLKYFKNSKYSVGVQESFNEMKNIKEKKDLLINKDIENSNVFRRIAWHLSKPTVFKPVLFMTVFFVLQQFTGIYTFQFHAVKMLQEVTQGIDIKYATLLFGLFRFLLSFVATGMLHNYGRRPLCMISGIIMAITLLVSGLCFYFRTKGDNSIIMTWVSLSCMLLYISAGSVGIMLIPWILPSEMFPTEVKGLFLGPIMAWCNAVMFVAVHFYEDLKGVLGGMLGILWFYSFISILTVFFVWLFIPETHKMKLSEIEDYFKDNTIYLLRKKKTVKNEQL